The Rhodoluna lacicola genome includes the window TGCGCTTGAAGTCGGCCAAGTTATTGGCAGCACAGAATTTTTACTGACTCGCGATTCTCTTGTGCGTTACGCGGGCGCCTCTGGGGATTTCAATCAGATTCACTACCGCGACGACGTTGCAGCGGCAGTTGGGCTACCCGGCGTGCTTGCGCACGGAATGTTGACCATGGGCGCGGCAGTTCAAGTTGCGGTTGACTGGGTTGGCAACGCTGGATCGATTGTTGACTACCAGGTTCGCTTCACTAAGCCAGTTGTGGTTGATTCGGAAAATGGCGCGGTACTAGTTGTAACCGGCAAAGTTGGCGAAATTGATGCCGAGAACCATGTAGTGCGAATTGATCTTGAGGCTGTCTTTGAAGAAAACAAGGTTCTTGGTAAAGCACAGGCGCGAGTTCAGCTCTAATGGCAACACCAGTTACCCCGCACCCACTTGCAGATTTAACTTCAATGCGGGTTGGCGGCACCCCAGCCGAAATTTACGCTGCAAAAACGCGCGACGATCTAATTGAACACACGCTGAATGTTTGGCGAAGCGGCGATGATTGGTTACTGCTTGGTGGCGGAACAAATATGGTGGTTGCCGACAACGTTGAAAACTTGCGCGTAATAAAAGTTGAGAACATGGGCATTGAGCCTGTGCGCAACAAAGACGAAACCCGAGTCGTGGTGCGCGTGCAAGCCGGTGAAAACTGGGATGACTTTGTTGCCCACACGGTAAAGGCTGGACTTGCCGGAATTGAGGCAATGAGTGGAATCCCTGGAACAGTGGGGGCTTCGCCAGTGCAGAACATTGGCGCCTACGGTCAAGAACTAAGTGACAGCATGGTGCGCCTTGAGTTTGTTGATTACGAGACTCACGAGATTGCCATCCTTGAGGCCAAGGATTTGCAGTTTGGTTACCGCGACAGTGCAATCAAGCGCGGCCGTCCGGGCGTCATTACCTGGGTTGAATTTGAATTGCAAAAACTGGATGGACTAAGTCGCCCGCTTTACTCAACTCAGATTGCTGCTGATCTTGGTGTTGCCATGGGGGCGCAGGTCTCACTTGAAGCTGTTCGTGCCAGCGTTCTAAAGTTGCGCGCACGCAAGGGCATGGTTATTGACGAGAACGATCCGGATTCTGTAAGTTGTGGAAGTTTCTTCACCAACCCGATTGTCAGCGATCGAGTTGCCCGAGGCTTACCAGACGATGCACCAAAGTATGAGTCAGAAGAAGACGACGGACTGACCGTAAAGCTTTCGGCAGCTTGGCTGATTGAAAATGCTGGAATTGAAAAAGGATTTAGGATTGCGGGTTCTAGGGCGGCAATTTCAAGCAAGCACACTCTTGCAATCGTTAACACCGGAGGAGCCACCGCAACAGAAATTTTGCAGTTGGCCGAATACGTTCAGGTGCGAGTTTCAAATAAGTTCGGCATCAACCTGGTGCCCGAACCAAACTTGATTGGTTTTATTTAGCCGAAAAGTTTTTGCGAGCAGTGGGCGTGGCGATAAGTTATGTCGACACGGCATGCGACGCTTGGGCGAATTACTGGAACAGACGCTGTAACCGTTGAATACCATCAAGCAGTG containing:
- a CDS encoding MaoC/PaaZ C-terminal domain-containing protein, translating into MTHINIAALEVGQVIGSTEFLLTRDSLVRYAGASGDFNQIHYRDDVAAAVGLPGVLAHGMLTMGAAVQVAVDWVGNAGSIVDYQVRFTKPVVVDSENGAVLVVTGKVGEIDAENHVVRIDLEAVFEENKVLGKAQARVQL
- a CDS encoding UDP-N-acetylmuramate dehydrogenase; the encoded protein is MATPVTPHPLADLTSMRVGGTPAEIYAAKTRDDLIEHTLNVWRSGDDWLLLGGGTNMVVADNVENLRVIKVENMGIEPVRNKDETRVVVRVQAGENWDDFVAHTVKAGLAGIEAMSGIPGTVGASPVQNIGAYGQELSDSMVRLEFVDYETHEIAILEAKDLQFGYRDSAIKRGRPGVITWVEFELQKLDGLSRPLYSTQIAADLGVAMGAQVSLEAVRASVLKLRARKGMVIDENDPDSVSCGSFFTNPIVSDRVARGLPDDAPKYESEEDDGLTVKLSAAWLIENAGIEKGFRIAGSRAAISSKHTLAIVNTGGATATEILQLAEYVQVRVSNKFGINLVPEPNLIGFI